A single genomic interval of Schistocerca americana isolate TAMUIC-IGC-003095 chromosome 2, iqSchAmer2.1, whole genome shotgun sequence harbors:
- the LOC124594973 gene encoding cuticle protein 18.6-like has translation MECKLIVLSVVMAVAHGGYLGAPAVYAPGAPLAARAYAAPAYAAPLARAYAAPIARAYAPAVAAPAAVAAEYDPHPEYSFAYNVQDALTGDSKTQHESRSGDVVQGSYSLVEPDGSVRTVDYTADPVNGFNAVVHKEAGAHPAPAIAAPAYAAPIARAAYAAPIARAAYAAPALAYGGAYHG, from the exons ATGGAGTGCAAG CTGATCGTTCTGTCCGTCGTGATGGCGGTGGCGCACGGCGGGTACCTGGGTGCTCCCGCAGTCTACGCCCCTGGCGCGCCGCTGGCTGCCCGGGCCTACGCCGCCCCTGCCTATGCCGCCCCCCTCGCCAGAGCCTACGCCGCCCCCATCGCCAGGGCCTACGCCCCAGCAgtggccgcccccgccgccgtcgCTGCCGAATATGACCCGCACCCCGAGTACAGCTTCGCATACAACGTGCAGGACGCCCTCACCGGTGACTCCAAGACCCAGCACGAGAGCCGCAGCGGAGACGTCGTCCAGGGCAGCTACAGCCTGGTCGAGCCCGACGGCTCCGTCCGCACCGTCGACTACACCGCCGACCCCGTCAACGGCTTCAACGCCGTCGTGCACAAGGAGGCCGGCGCCCACCCCGCACCTGCGATCGCCGCCCCCGCCTACGCCGCACCCATCGCCAGGGCTGCCTACGCTGCCCCCATCGCTAGGGCTGCTTATGCTGCTCCTGCCCTCGCATATGGAGGTGCTTACCACGGCTAA